The Anolis carolinensis isolate JA03-04 chromosome 1, rAnoCar3.1.pri, whole genome shotgun sequence genome window below encodes:
- the wdr75 gene encoding WD repeat-containing protein 75 isoform X2, whose translation MVACEQLRVVRCGGSWLSGSRAAFSADSKYLLCSSGDYVKVYSTATEECLHVLQGHKNLVTGIQLNPVNHLQLYSWSLDGTIRLWDFMDGILIKTFVIGFNLYAFYALPNFENSGFLIIPKDGDEKSGVFQLVTVALPKVPAQEVKAKEMELVLEGINASPKCTAFGRDGEYVVSVLELHLVVCFFKKKKMYRFSLGSKFKSGTTSLFTCVACHPKEDCIATGHKDGKIRLWRNFDHRREYTFSTMHWHHDEVMDLAFSIEGTSLLSGGIESVLVQWRDAKKEFLPRLGSTIQHISVSPDGTYLCTSHSDNKIVIIHSNLKVAGMIQGLSKGNEIKTGLIVDPRTKALVMNGKPGHLQFYSLQNDKQLYNLDIVHQEYIHQQGLNQVEVVKAAFDSQGNWLATVEQRQEGDTELELQMKLWAYDEQTQSFTLNTRINMPHEDHITAVCFRCTDETENTNPTLVTASNDGRFKVWMLVVESDGEDQSKTWTCDFVGSYHNYRATNCCFSEDGSLLAVSFDKIVTLWDSETWDLKCTFCHPPGTILSLCFGRLSCSKYLLGSTNTGSLCCWNLLSCTLEWCAQLNVTVLQPDCLSENIVAISCDSEFSDVFVFKPSDPRPFCIQRWVCRGKVQWAVFVPREVPESISSEKYQWLNQSQFYFLTETHELMTFSTKTPEERLTPSSRQLAVEESFPVTPFYLLLGKHQQQAKETRKTSKAPVQSNMASESPAIKDLLHTPAHVLPSATYLCPIFLNSLLVPKSSKRIDQIPDEVEMESNNEEEESEEETHTAEEVHPEASGLAECLEEVIPKLSKTQERELRKLRKLDYSWVSAL comes from the exons ATGGTGGCGTGCGAGCAGCTCCGCGTGGTCCGCTGCGGAGGGAGCTGGCTGAGTGGCAGCCGTGCCGCCTTCTCTGCAGACTCCAA GTACCTTTTGTGTTCTTCGGGTGACTATGTAAAAGTCTACAGCACAGCTACAGAGGAATGCCTCCATGTTCTCCAGGGTCACAAAAACCTAGTCACAGGAATACAGTTGAATCCCGTGAACCACCTGCag CTCTATTCCTGGTCTCTAGATGGCACTATTAGGCTATGGGATTTTATGGATGGCATTCTCATTAAG ACATTTGTTATCGGGTTCAATCTGTATGCATTTTATGCACTTCCAAATTTTGAAAATTCGGGATTTCTTATCATTCCAAAGGATGGAGATGAAAAATCAG GTGTATTTCAGCTCGTAACAGTGGCACTTCCAAAAGTACCAGCACAGGAAGTAAAAGCCAAAGAAATGGAATTGGTTTTGGAAGGGATAAACGCATCACCCAAATGTACTGCGTTTGGAAGAGAT GGTGAATATGTGGTGTCGGTCTTGGAACTTCATCTTGTGGTTTGTTTtttcaagaaaaagaaaatgtacag GTTTTCTTTGGGTTCAAAATTCAAAAGTGGCACAACCAGCCTTTTTACCTGCGTCGCCTGCCATCCAAAGGAAGACTGCATAGCAACCGgacacaaggatggcaaaatacGTTTGTG GAGAAATTTTGATCACAGGAGAGAATACACATTCTCCACCATGCACTGGCACCATGATGAAGTTATGGATCTTGCTTTTTCTATAGAAG GAACAAGCCTACTGAGTGGAGGGATCGAGTCAGTCCTAGTTCAGTGGCGGGACGCTAAGAAGGAATTCCTGCCTCGTCTGGGATCCACAATACAACATATCTCTGTCTCACCAGATGGGACTTACCTTTGTACTTCACATTCTGACAACA aaatagtaataatacacaGCAACTTGAAAGTGGCTGGAATGATTCAAGGATTAAGCAAAg GCAATGAAATCAAGACTGGCTTGATAGTTGACCCAAGAACTAAAGCTTTAGTTATGAATGGAAAGCCTGGCCATCTGCAGTTCTATTCATTGCAAAATGACAAGCAACTGTACAAT CTGGATATTGTGCACCAGGAGTATATTCATCAGCAGGGTCTGAACCAGGTTGAGGTGGTGAAGGCTGCGTTTGATTCCCAAGGCAACTGGCTGGCCACAGTGGAGCAGCGACAAGAAGGGGACACCGAACTGGAATTGCAAATGAAGCTCTGGGCTTATGATGAGCAAACACAAAG CTTTACTCTGAACACAAGAATAAATATGCCACATGAAGATCACATCACAGCTGTGTGTTTCCGTTGCACAGATGAGACTGAAAACACAAATCCCACTTTGGTAACAGCTAGCAATGATGGCCGTTTTAAAGTCTGGATGCTGGTGGTTGAAAGTGATGGTGAAG ATCAAAGCAAAACCTGGACATGTGATTTTGTAGGAAGTTACCACAACTACCGAGCAACAAATTGCTGTTTCTCCGAAGATGGTTCCCTGCTTGCGGTTAGCTTTGATAAAATCGTCACATTGTGGGACTCTGAGACATGGGACCTCAAATGCACATTCTGCCATCCCCCTGGAACTATACT AAGCCTGTGTTTCGGAAGGCTGAGTTGTTCAAAGTACCTCCTTGGCAGCACCAATACTGGCTCCTTGTGTTGCTGGAATTTGCTGAGCTGCACAT TGGAATGGTGCGCCCAGTTAAATGTCACTGTTCTGCAACCTGACTGTCTGTCTGAGAACATCGTTGCCATTTCATGCGATTCTGAATTCTCAGATG TGTTTGTATTTAAACCAAGTGATCCGCGGCCCTTCTGCATCCAACGATGGGTTTGCAGAGGCAAAGTGCAATGGGCTGTCTTCGTTCCAAGGGAGGTTCCTGAATCCATCAGCTCTGAAAAATATCAGTGGCTGAACCAGTCTCAGTTTTACTTCCTCACTGAAACACAT GAGTTGATGACGTTTAGCACAAAAACCCCAGAAGAGAGGCTTACACCTTCCAGCAGACAG CTGGCAGTAGAGGAGAGCTTCCCCGTGACACCCTTTTATCTGCTCCTGGGAAAACACCAGCAACAGGCAAAGGAGACTAGAAAAACCAGCAAAGCACCTGTACAGAGTAACATGGCATCGGAGTCACCTGCGATCAAAGAC CTGCTTCATACTCCTGCCCACGTCTTGCCATCTGCTACTTACCTGTGTCCTATTTTTCTTAATTCACTTCTGGTACCCAAATCAAGTAAAAG
- the wdr75 gene encoding WD repeat-containing protein 75 isoform X1, which translates to MVACEQLRVVRCGGSWLSGSRAAFSADSKYLLCSSGDYVKVYSTATEECLHVLQGHKNLVTGIQLNPVNHLQLYSWSLDGTIRLWDFMDGILIKTFVIGFNLYAFYALPNFENSGFLIIPKDGDEKSGVFQLVTVALPKVPAQEVKAKEMELVLEGINASPKCTAFGRDGEYVVSVLELHLVVCFFKKKKMYRFSLGSKFKSGTTSLFTCVACHPKEDCIATGHKDGKIRLWRNFDHRREYTFSTMHWHHDEVMDLAFSIEGTSLLSGGIESVLVQWRDAKKEFLPRLGSTIQHISVSPDGTYLCTSHSDNKIVIIHSNLKVAGMIQGLSKGNEIKTGLIVDPRTKALVMNGKPGHLQFYSLQNDKQLYNLDIVHQEYIHQQGLNQVEVVKAAFDSQGNWLATVEQRQEGDTELELQMKLWAYDEQTQSFTLNTRINMPHEDHITAVCFRCTDETENTNPTLVTASNDGRFKVWMLVVESDGEADQSKTWTCDFVGSYHNYRATNCCFSEDGSLLAVSFDKIVTLWDSETWDLKCTFCHPPGTILSLCFGRLSCSKYLLGSTNTGSLCCWNLLSCTLEWCAQLNVTVLQPDCLSENIVAISCDSEFSDVFVFKPSDPRPFCIQRWVCRGKVQWAVFVPREVPESISSEKYQWLNQSQFYFLTETHELMTFSTKTPEERLTPSSRQLAVEESFPVTPFYLLLGKHQQQAKETRKTSKAPVQSNMASESPAIKDLLHTPAHVLPSATYLCPIFLNSLLVPKSSKRIDQIPDEVEMESNNEEEESEEETHTAEEVHPEASGLAECLEEVIPKLSKTQERELRKLRKLDYSWVSAL; encoded by the exons ATGGTGGCGTGCGAGCAGCTCCGCGTGGTCCGCTGCGGAGGGAGCTGGCTGAGTGGCAGCCGTGCCGCCTTCTCTGCAGACTCCAA GTACCTTTTGTGTTCTTCGGGTGACTATGTAAAAGTCTACAGCACAGCTACAGAGGAATGCCTCCATGTTCTCCAGGGTCACAAAAACCTAGTCACAGGAATACAGTTGAATCCCGTGAACCACCTGCag CTCTATTCCTGGTCTCTAGATGGCACTATTAGGCTATGGGATTTTATGGATGGCATTCTCATTAAG ACATTTGTTATCGGGTTCAATCTGTATGCATTTTATGCACTTCCAAATTTTGAAAATTCGGGATTTCTTATCATTCCAAAGGATGGAGATGAAAAATCAG GTGTATTTCAGCTCGTAACAGTGGCACTTCCAAAAGTACCAGCACAGGAAGTAAAAGCCAAAGAAATGGAATTGGTTTTGGAAGGGATAAACGCATCACCCAAATGTACTGCGTTTGGAAGAGAT GGTGAATATGTGGTGTCGGTCTTGGAACTTCATCTTGTGGTTTGTTTtttcaagaaaaagaaaatgtacag GTTTTCTTTGGGTTCAAAATTCAAAAGTGGCACAACCAGCCTTTTTACCTGCGTCGCCTGCCATCCAAAGGAAGACTGCATAGCAACCGgacacaaggatggcaaaatacGTTTGTG GAGAAATTTTGATCACAGGAGAGAATACACATTCTCCACCATGCACTGGCACCATGATGAAGTTATGGATCTTGCTTTTTCTATAGAAG GAACAAGCCTACTGAGTGGAGGGATCGAGTCAGTCCTAGTTCAGTGGCGGGACGCTAAGAAGGAATTCCTGCCTCGTCTGGGATCCACAATACAACATATCTCTGTCTCACCAGATGGGACTTACCTTTGTACTTCACATTCTGACAACA aaatagtaataatacacaGCAACTTGAAAGTGGCTGGAATGATTCAAGGATTAAGCAAAg GCAATGAAATCAAGACTGGCTTGATAGTTGACCCAAGAACTAAAGCTTTAGTTATGAATGGAAAGCCTGGCCATCTGCAGTTCTATTCATTGCAAAATGACAAGCAACTGTACAAT CTGGATATTGTGCACCAGGAGTATATTCATCAGCAGGGTCTGAACCAGGTTGAGGTGGTGAAGGCTGCGTTTGATTCCCAAGGCAACTGGCTGGCCACAGTGGAGCAGCGACAAGAAGGGGACACCGAACTGGAATTGCAAATGAAGCTCTGGGCTTATGATGAGCAAACACAAAG CTTTACTCTGAACACAAGAATAAATATGCCACATGAAGATCACATCACAGCTGTGTGTTTCCGTTGCACAGATGAGACTGAAAACACAAATCCCACTTTGGTAACAGCTAGCAATGATGGCCGTTTTAAAGTCTGGATGCTGGTGGTTGAAAGTGATGGTGAAG CAGATCAAAGCAAAACCTGGACATGTGATTTTGTAGGAAGTTACCACAACTACCGAGCAACAAATTGCTGTTTCTCCGAAGATGGTTCCCTGCTTGCGGTTAGCTTTGATAAAATCGTCACATTGTGGGACTCTGAGACATGGGACCTCAAATGCACATTCTGCCATCCCCCTGGAACTATACT AAGCCTGTGTTTCGGAAGGCTGAGTTGTTCAAAGTACCTCCTTGGCAGCACCAATACTGGCTCCTTGTGTTGCTGGAATTTGCTGAGCTGCACAT TGGAATGGTGCGCCCAGTTAAATGTCACTGTTCTGCAACCTGACTGTCTGTCTGAGAACATCGTTGCCATTTCATGCGATTCTGAATTCTCAGATG TGTTTGTATTTAAACCAAGTGATCCGCGGCCCTTCTGCATCCAACGATGGGTTTGCAGAGGCAAAGTGCAATGGGCTGTCTTCGTTCCAAGGGAGGTTCCTGAATCCATCAGCTCTGAAAAATATCAGTGGCTGAACCAGTCTCAGTTTTACTTCCTCACTGAAACACAT GAGTTGATGACGTTTAGCACAAAAACCCCAGAAGAGAGGCTTACACCTTCCAGCAGACAG CTGGCAGTAGAGGAGAGCTTCCCCGTGACACCCTTTTATCTGCTCCTGGGAAAACACCAGCAACAGGCAAAGGAGACTAGAAAAACCAGCAAAGCACCTGTACAGAGTAACATGGCATCGGAGTCACCTGCGATCAAAGAC CTGCTTCATACTCCTGCCCACGTCTTGCCATCTGCTACTTACCTGTGTCCTATTTTTCTTAATTCACTTCTGGTACCCAAATCAAGTAAAAG